From a single Mus musculus strain C57BL/6J chromosome 12, GRCm38.p6 C57BL/6J genomic region:
- the Lrrc72 gene encoding leucine-rich repeat-containing protein 72 isoform X3 codes for MITIFDHKKAHVIQSVAFGKRVDASWNPKLPIKQKRVKKPPSDFAFGDNVDKTLFDDPEDAVFVRSTKRSLMTFTSMNWNTVLTRSEKYDQKKKSSAAEMLMISLR; via the exons aTGATTACCATTTTTGACCATAAAAAAGCTCATGTGATTCAATCAGTAGCATTTGGAAAACGAGTGGATGCCTCCTGGAACCCCAAGTTACCAATAAAGCAAAAGCGGGTCAAAAAACCTCCCTCAG attttgcatttGGGGATAATGTTGACAA GACACTGTTTGATGACCCAGAAGATGCTGTGTTTGTAAGATCCACGAAGAGATCCCTGATGACGTTCACCAGCATGAACTGGAACACCGTTCTAACACGAAGTGAAAAGTATGACCAGAAGAAAAAGAGCTCGGCCGCTGAGATGCTCATGATTTCCCTGCGGTAA